A stretch of the Argentina anserina chromosome 6, drPotAnse1.1, whole genome shotgun sequence genome encodes the following:
- the LOC126801049 gene encoding uncharacterized protein LOC126801049 — protein sequence MPCLYLSTNVNLDGVDINPIFSEATKAISAITGKPEGYVMVLLKGSVPISFGASTSEPAAYGELVALGGITKAVKRELIATLGKILQNSKLVIPRTRFFLKVVDVSTPAGSKL from the exons atgcctTGCCTTTACCTCTCCACCAACGTGAACCTAGACGGAGTTGACATTAATCCCATCTTCTCCGAAGCTACGAAAGCCATCTCTGCCATTACCGGAAAGCCCGAAGGC TATGTGATGGTGTTACTCAAGGGATCAGTTCCCATATCATTTGGTGCGAGCACAAGTGAACCGGCGGCGTATGGCGAATTGGTGGCGTTGGGCGGCATTACAAAGGCGGTGAAGCGGGAGCTGATCGCTACGCTTGGCAAGATTCTGCAGAACTCGAAGCTCGTCATCCCCAGGACTCGTTTTTTCCTTAAAGTTGTTGATGTAAGTACTCCTGCGGGATCCAAACTGTAA
- the LOC126798835 gene encoding protein SIEL, with translation MEAHATGACNQSLNLQSISPSGEPLSTETLASLRSLITNPSTPAPAISSIAETLTRSLHLSRDPHRTLKLLSDLAAHHPHLSPLVFHSVRSNSLLSTESTRVAAESLDVLASIGDRNQDLAPAVEKIDDRLFASLCFSPSPEVRPWLLRNAGRFSVQPYLLSILFLGFTKDPYADVRTAALDGLVGLSESGAIDDGDVIRGCYFRAGELLNDMEVGVRCAAIRAVLAWGLTLVDCDSEAKAYWSDEVFVKICSVVRDMSVEVRIEAFNALGRIGMVSQDILLQTLSKKVLVTPKEKKSLAQSSDEQMEISGCSFAGAFMHGLEDEFHEVRKAACHSLGKLTKLSSKFAGEALNLLMDVLNDDSVLVRLEAFEIMHQMATSGHLKVQDKHMHMFLGTLVDCNTLTRSAARKILKLAKLPDLKLFRSTIDTLLDNLDMFPQDEEDILNVLFHIGRNHGKFVVRIIKEVSHQMEPVANGKLGFDNVRVAALLVLAISAPLSQERDCRIPPSIFSYAVTYLGRISSALSDVIHQDGLLNYLSHCSRSSGPYDIKFDFRERELPGSVAMPLPPERGGISEIFSPTVKESREAGTSLVKYSLDVHDVETKLINVVLEKVKDIWPFVQAGYTTEALRTLRNYRKELATLASGSIASGGSFAFTMQYLKILKLLAKAWVNILPSSGMGDMDFVLEKLDARLSELKSMFLRLSKEEELHILELILVTCMLKLSKVEICCHLGSFRKLSCTMAHAESLLRDGSGSGSVEPSRFMIEVRKLSSEIGTSVNGSSFNPIPFRRALESFSLNQLMLCGGLKQIKADLDIADNDNDHPLRFVAGLPVGIPCHITLHNVLVQSRIWLKMTVNGIDDTQFVYLDPTLLSGCDDRRRVTFIAPFYKTPKALSFTVGVCICMEHLSEVDNASSLKRCGPRHELSYLCQEKEVFLSMVK, from the exons ATGGAGGCCCACGCGACCGGCGCGTGCAATCAATCCCTCAACCTCCAATCAATCTCACCCAGCGGCGAACCTCTCTCCACCGAAACCCTAGCTTCCCTGAGATCCCTAATCACCAACCCCTCAACTCCCGCCCCCGCAATCTCTTCCATCGCCGAAACCCTAACTCGCTCTCTCCACCTCAGCCGCGACCCTCACCGCACTCTCAAGCTCCTCTCCGACCTGGCCGCGCACCACCCCCACCTCTCCCCCCTCGTCTTCCACTCCGTCCGCTCCAACTCGCTCCTCTCCACCGAGTCGACTCGCGTCGCCGCCGAGTCACTCGACGTCCTGGCTTCAATCGGGGACCGCAACCAAGACCTAGCTCCCGCAGTTGAGAAAATCGATGACCGGCTGTTCGCCTCGCTCTGTTTCAGTCCCTCGCCGGAGGTACGGCCGTGGCTGCTCAGAAACGCCGGGAGATTCAGCGTTCAGCCTTATCTGTTATCGATTCTGTTTCTAGGGTTTACGAAGGATCCGTATGCGGATGTGAGGACAGCGGCATTGGATGGACTCGTTGGTTTGAGTGAGAGCGGCGCTATTGACGACGGTGATGTCATCAGAGGTTGCTACTTCCGTGCCGGTGAGCTTCTAAACGACATGGAAGTCGGCGTTAGGTGCGCCGCGATTCGAGCG GTTTTGGCTTGGGGTTTAACACTCGTGGATTGCGATTCGGAGGCGAAAGCTTATTGGTCTGATGAAGTATTTGTTAAG ATTTGTTCTGTGGTAAGGGACATGAGCGTGGAGGTCAGGATTGAAGCTTTTAATGCTCTTGGGAGGATAGGGATGGTGTCTCAAGATATTCTTTTGCAAACCCTGTCAAAGAAAGTCCTGGTGACCcctaaagaaaagaaatctctTGCTCAGAGTTCCGATGAACAAATGGAAATATCAGGGTGTAGTTTTGCTGGAGCTTTCATGCATGGACTTGAGGATGAATTCCATGAG GTACGAAAAGCTGCCTGTCATTCTTTGGGTAAACTGACCAAATTGTCTTCCAAGTTTGCTGGAGAAGCCTTGAACTTACTGATGGATGTACTGAATGATGACTCGGTGCTTGTGCGGTTAGAAGCTTTTGAAATTATGCATCAAATGGCAACCTCTGGTCATCTGAAGGTGCAAGACAAACACATGCATATG TTTCTTGGCACTCTGGTTGACTGTAATACCCTGACAAGATCTGCAGCGAGGAAAATACTTAAATTGGCAAAGCTGCCAGACTTAAAGTTGTTCAGATCAACCATTGATACCCTTCTAGATAACTTGGACATGTTTCCGCAG GATGAAGAAGATATATTAAATGTTTTGTTTCATATCGGACGAAATCATGGAAAGTTTGTGGTCCGCATTATTAAGGAGGTTTCTCACCAG ATGGAACCAGTGGCTAATGGCAAGTTAGGCTTTGATAACGTGAGGGTGGCGGCTTTGCTAGTTCTGGCCATCTCTGCTCCACTCTCACAAGAACGTGATTGCAGAATTCCACCTagtatattttcttatgcaGTTACGTACCTGGGTAGGATTTCTAGTGCTTTGAGTGATGTTATTCATCAAGATGGCTTGTTGAATTACTTGTCTCATTGCAGTAGATCCTCTGGACCATATGATATAAAGTTTGACTTTCGAGAAAGGGAATTACCTGGTTCAGTTGCAATGCCATTGCCACCAGAAAGAGGTGGAATCTCTGAAATCTTTTCTCCAACAGTTAAGGAATCAAGGGAGGCTGGAACTTCTCTTGTAAAATACAGCCTAGATGTGCATGATGTGGAGACCAAGTTAATAAATGTTGTTCTTGAAAAGGTGAAGGATATCTGGCCATTTGTACAAGCTGGATACACAACTGAAGCACTCAGGACTTTAAG AAACTACAGAAAAGAATTGGCAACATTGGCGTCTGGGTCTATCGCATCTGGTGGTAGCTTTGCCTTTACCATGCAGTATCTCAAGATCCTGAAACTGCTTGCAAAGGCATGGGTGAACATCCTGCCTTCAAGCGGGATGGGAGACATGGACTTTGTGTTGGAAAAGCTTGACGCGAGGCTTAGTGAACTGAAGAGTATGTTTTTAAGATTGTCCAAAGAGGAAGAGTTGCATATTTTGGAGCTGATACTTGTGACCTGTATGCTCAAGCTATCTAAAGTTGAAATTTGCTGCCATCTTGGTAGTTTTAGAAAACTCTCATGTACAATGGCACATGCGGAATCTCTCCTTCGAGATGGAAGTGGTTCGGGAAGTGTTGAACCATCCAGGTTTATGATTGAAGTTAGAAAGTTATCATCTGAAATTGGAACCTCTGTCAATGGCAGTTCCTTTAATCCTATTCCTTTTAGAAGAGCGCTCGAAAGTTTCTCCCTCAATCAGCTTATGTTGTGTGGTGGACTAAAGCAGATAAAGGCAGATCTGGACATAGCTGACAATGACAACGATCATCCTCTTCGCTTTGTGGCAGGGTTGCCAGTTGGTATACCGTGCCACATCACTCTCCATAATGTTTTGGTCCAAAGCAGAATATGGCTCAAAATGACTGTCAATGGAATtgatgatactcagtttgtcTACTTGGATCCAACCCTTCTTTCAGGCTGCGATGACCGTAGAAGAGTTACGTTTATCGCACCATTTTACAAAACCCCGAAAGCATTGTCTTTTACAGTCGGCGTTTGCATTTGTATGGAACATTTGTCTGAAGTTGACAACGCATCCTCCCTCAAACGTTGTGGACCTAGACATGAGCTTTCATATCTTTGCCAAGAAAAGGAAGTTTTTCTCTCTATGGTTAAGTGA